In one window of Gopherus evgoodei ecotype Sinaloan lineage chromosome 9, rGopEvg1_v1.p, whole genome shotgun sequence DNA:
- the LOC115657338 gene encoding ubiquitin carboxyl-terminal hydrolase 12 isoform X2, whose product MELLMTVRRLASICTMGANASALEKEIGPEQFPVNEHYFGLVNFGNTCYCNSVLQALYFCRPFREKVLAYKVQPRKKESLLTCLSDLFNSIATQKKKVGVIPPKKFISRLRKENELFDNYMQQDAHEFLNYLLNTIADLLQEEKKQERQNGKLQNGSIESEEGDKTDLTWVHEIFQGTLTNETRCLNCEAVSSKDEDFLDLSVDVEQNTSITHCLRGFSNTETLCSEYKYYCEQCRSKQEAQKRMRVKKLPMILALHLKRFKYMDQLHRYTKLSYRVVFPLELRLFNTSGDATNPDRMYDLVAVVVHCGSGPNRGHYITIVKSHGFWLLFDDDIVEAGQNS is encoded by the exons ggcGCCAATGCCTCTGCTTTGGAGAAAGAGATTGGTCCTGAACAGTTTCCTGTGAATGAACATTATTTTGGCTTGGTCAAT TTTGGCAATACCTGCTACTGCAACTCAGTTCTACAGGCACTTTATTTTTGTCGCCCGTTTCGGGAAAAAGTTTTGGCATACAAGGTCCAGCCCCGGAAGAAGGAAAGCCTCCTTACGTGCCTCTCCGATCTCTTTAACAGCATTGCCACACAAAAGAAGAAGGTGGGGGTCATCCCACCTAAGAAATTTATTTCCCGGTTGAGGAAAGAAAATG aGTTATTTGATAATTATATGCAGCAAGATGCACATGAATTCCTAAACTACCTACTGAACACTATTGCTGACTTACTACAGGAAGAGAAAAAACAGGAGAGACAGAATGGCAAACTCCAGAATGGCAGCATTGAGAGTGAGGAAGGAGACAAGACTGATTTGACATGGGTCCATGAAATCTTCCAGGGAACACTAACCAACGAAACCAGATGTCTTAACTGTGAAGCT gttagtAGCAAAGATGAGGACTTCCTGGACCTATCGGTTGATGTGGAACAAAATACATCAATTACGCATTGCCTAAG GGGGTTCAGTAATACTGAGACTTTATGCAGTGAATATAAATACTACTGTGAGCAGTGTCGCAGTAAACAGGAAGCACAGAAGAG AATGAGAGTGAAGAAATTGCCCATGATTCTAGCTCTGCACTTAAAAAGGTTCAAATACATGGACCAGCTGCATCGATACACCAAACTCTCCTACCGTGTAGTCTTTCCCTTGGAGCTTCGGCTCTTCAATACTTCAGGAGATGCTACAAACCCTGACAGAATGTATGACCTTGTGGCTGTAGTAGTTCACTGTGGCAG CGGTCCAAACCGTGGACATTATATCACCATAGTGAAGAGCCATGGCTTTTGGCTGCTGTTTGATGACGACATTGTAGAG GCTGGACAAAACTCTTGA